The nucleotide window CTAAGAAACTGGGCACAACACAAGacttggtttgttttcctttttccaataacaacaacaaaaaagaaatgtaaggaaaaagaTATGATATGAGGGGAAcgtatagatttttaaagacttaaggaatataataaataatcacAGCTATGAGCCATATTTGGACACCAATTcaaattttttaagaagtataaGGCCctcagggaaatattaaaaataactggaCATGTAATGATattagacatttaatttttttgaaatgataatTTGTATTgactttatgctttatttttttttaatttttatttatttatgatagtcacacagagagagagaggcagagacaaagagggagaagcaggctccatgcaccgggagcccgacgcgggactcgatcccgggtctccaggatcgcgccctgggccaaaggcaggcgccaaacccctgcgccatccagggatcccgactttatgctttattttttaaagtctttatctttttagaaatgtatattgAATATTTAGACATAAAGATTATTCCAGAAGCTGCAGAGATGCAGGGTAGGTGGGGAAATAACTGAAAACAGATTGGCCATGTATTTAAGGTTTTTGATGCTGAAGATCAGGTACATTGGGTTCCTTATACTATTATCTCTActattgtatgtattttatactttctataAGAAAACGTTTCATTATAATTATCATGTCATTAAATTTGAAATCCTAAGTGAAACTGACCACTTTCTagaggaaaaaatgagcaaattggcccatacaaaaataaaaacccttaaaaatacAAACCGAAACTGTATTCAAAACTGAAGTCACCCTCAAAGTTCCAGCACAGGAAGTTTGGGGAGCCAAGTCTACAAAATATCAGGGAAACTAACCATCTTATGCAATTCTTCCAAATCTATACAGTATAAAGATGGGCAACTGTTTAACTTACTCTCCCAGTCTAGCTATTCTTGATTCAAAAACTAAATGTGGACACGCCACCAAAAGAATACTTAAGCCTAGTTCATTCATATAACAGCAAATatcctaaataaattaaaagcatattCGATATAGCAGTGAATTAAATGAACAGTCTGTGTCTGagggataaaaataattttggttgtAATGCCCTACATTAACaaattagaggaaataaaaaatatttgattacatCAGTGGgtaaacacatctttaaaaaaatatttatttattcatttgagagggagagagccccTGTGAGGAgggggaatcccaagcaggctccctgcagagctcGGAGCTGGTACAGGAGAcaaggctcaatcctaggatcccaagatcatgacctgagccaaaaccacaggtcagatgctcaactgactgagccacccaggcacccatagaaaaaatcttttaaagcaaCTCAAGTTGAGTTCATAGTAAAAAGTAAGAACTTCCATTTCCTAAAATAGACAGTAAACATACTTAAATGTCAAATATCAGAAGCATCCCCGTTAAAGTCAGGAACTACACTTAGATACTCTCACCTCCACCATTCATAACTGTACTGGAATACAAAGCCAGAGCTATGGATGTTATATAGATGTgtgaatattgaaaataaagagataGTGTTTAATAAAAATCTcatcctctattttgtttttttaaagattttatttatttattcatgaaagacacagagaggcggagacataggcagagggagaagcaggctccctgtggggagcccaatgtaggactccatctcgggagggtgggatcatgccctgagccaaaggcagatgcccaatcgctgagccacccaggtgtccctcatcctCTGTTTTGAAAAGTTAAAGGAATAGGCATGTGGGATATTCAAGTGGATGAGATTTCAGACACTGTATGAATGATCATTATAGCAAAATACATAGCTCTGCCACACAAAATCAGTAACTAATTAGAACCTGTTAATAGAAAATATCCCATTcacaacagcaacaaacaaaacGAAAAATCACCTATAAAGAAGCCTAAGAAAAATGTAGATCTATGTAACTATGCATAAAACTACATgactatatatgatatatatcatgtataggtataatatattatatatagtcaTATCATTCTATATATCCATTTAAACATAGTTAAATATACAAGTATACAAGTTTACTGATAGACTCAGGTAAAAGAAGTCCCCCCCAAATGGACCAGTATATTATATTCATTAATGGGGACCAAAAATTTCCAAACATATAATTGTGCTGAAATGATTTATAGACTTAATGCCTTACCATGTAGCTTGCAAGATGACAAGGAAGCTCAGAGTGCTGACTTCTCATCAAACCTGGAGGACTATACGAAGGAAGCGGGGAGgaggaaaatcaacaaaatttgaacaacaaaacagaagaaagtcTTACAGGAGAATGAGGAGTGGTGAGCTGGTACCTGTGTCTGAGGAAGAGCAGGGATGTGAGGGGACCTATGTAAGCTGCATAGATGCAGATGACAGGATGGATAGGAGAAACTATTTTAATTACCTGCCCCTAATTCCTGGCACAAGCCTGAGGTGAGTTCTCAGAACACACATGCCAGCAGCCCTGGGAACTAtcaggacagagggaaagatGATGATTGAGGCATTTGACTCCAAATTCTGTGCTAATAACCACCCGAAGTCACCTTAGTGGTAAGGAtaccttttcaaaaaattatttcaatagacTGTAAAGAACAGACTAGAAATAGAATAGAGAGTATCAATGCAAATCACACAGAGTAAGAGAAGGTAGTCTTCATAAAATAAGCATAGTCTACACGTATATAAATACACACttatataaagacatatataacATAAGCATGCCAGCACTCATACGCGTGCACAGGACACACGCTAGGTAGAGAGGGACGGTGTGTTTCTCCCGATGACGCAGCATGTCAGGGGAAAACTCCCTGCAGTGGGCCCCGCAATACGGGACACCCCTAGACACCCTTGCAGCTGCTCGGCCGCCCCCAGGAAACTAAACCTTTAACACGATGTCCCTAAAGTCTGGCTGCTGGCCAAGGGACCCCGTGGGAAGGGGCGCTTcctcccggcccctgcccctgccctgccccggggcTATGGGCGCTGCGGCTGCACAGCAGGCCTGTGTCCTGATGAGGGCCTCCTGGGTGAGGACTGAGAGCCGACCTGTGCCAGGACGCTGGGGGCCGCCGAaccctgctgtgcccctgccgGCAGCCCTGGGCCACCCCGGGACCTGCAGAGCCGGTGGGGCCCGAGCCGCAGCAACCACCCCTCGGGCGCTCAGGGACGACACGTCGGGGCCTGAGAGGCTCGGTGTAAGGGGCACCGACTGAGGTCTGCAGAGAGCCGAGGCCGCAGCCCGCCCGAGTCCGGGGAGGGAGGACCCGCGAGAGGACCCAGGGAGCCTCCCACAGGTGTCCTCCTACCCCCGCCACGCAGAGCCCATCTCCCGCGGACGTGCAACCAGCCCTTAGGGACCCCTGGCACGGGGTCCGGATGTGACGTGGGCCGACTTCCGCCTCGGAGGTCTGAGGGAGCGGAGGGCCTCGTGTGGGGGGCGCATTGGGGTCCCCTGGAAGGAGGCCAGGCCCGGGCCGGCGGCAGCCGGGCAGCAGGTAGCCCCGGGAGGGGGCTccgagggcgggggaggggccccggagggcggcggggggtgggggggccctttCTGAACCCTGAGAGACCACGCGGGGGAAGGCGGGGAACGCGGACGTCGAGCTGAGGCCTCGATGCCGGGGCCTGAGGCAGTGGCCTGAGAGGGGCAGGGAGCACAGGGAGTGCCGGTGGGGACGCGGTGACACGGCGgggacccaggagcccaggacagAGGGGACCCGGCGGAGGTCAGGGCCCACGGTGAGCCCGGGAAGGCCACGAAGGAGCGGGATGAGGCCAGATGGTGGCGGCGGGTGCGGCAGGCCTGGCACATCCGGGTACCCGAGAGCCTGAGGCCTGGTGTGGCGGGAGCAGACGCTGAGGGCTGAGGGGAGGGTCCCGGGGCTAAGGGGAGGCgagggatggaccctgagggggacagaggggtCCCGGCGGAGGGCAGGGCCCACGGTGAGCCCGGGAAGGCCACGAAGGAGCGGGATGGGGCCGGATGGTGGCGGCGGGTGCGGCAGGCCTGGCACATCCGGGAACCCgagagcctggggcctggtgtgGCGGGAGCAGATGCTGAGGGCGGAGGGGAGGGCCCCGGGTGCTGCTGGGATTCCTGGTGAGGATGCGGAAGAGGCCGAGGGaccctgcaccccagcccagaGTCAGTCCTGGGAAGgtcgtgggggcggggggcgtgggAACACGTGGTGAGGCCCCACTTCCGCATCCGGGTCTCTGAGACACAGGCCTAAGGCGCGTGCCTCCGTCaggtgggcagagaggaggccCTGCAGTCACCTGGCAAAGGTTCGAACCCTCAGGGAGAAAAGAGGAGTGCTCTAGGTGGTGGGGTCCTAGTGTGAGTCCAGGAAGGCCCGTGGGGGGTGGGAGTACGGGCCGAGTCTGGACGTCGGCATCTGGGTCTCGGGGAGTCAGGAGGCCTTGGCGTCGGAACAGGGCCTCCctcaggtgggcagggggagtgCCCAGGTCCTGCTGGGATTCCCCATGAGGTTGCAGAGGGAGGACGGAGAAACACAGGACAGTCTGGGAAGGCCCCTCGCGGGCCGGGGAGGAGACGGGCATTTGGGGAGTCCAGACAGCCACATCCGGGTCTCAGAGCATGCAGAGGCCTGGTGTCAGGAGCAGGGCCtcaggtgggcagaggggaggaccCAGGGACCCTGCACCCCAGCCCAAAGTCAGTCCCGGAAGGTAcgtgaggggtgggggatgggaacaCGTGATGAGGCCCCACTTCCACATCCGGGCTCTGAGAGACCAGCAGGCTGGTGTTCAGAGCAGGGCCTCCctgagggggcagagggtgggccCAGGTCCTGCTGGGTTCCTGGCGAGGATGTCCATGGAGGACGGACGGACCCCGCACCCCAGCCCAGAGTCAGTCCCGGGAGGCAGGCCGAGTGCGGGACGGGGCCACGCCGCGTGTCTGTGTGCATACCCCGACCGGCGCATCCGGGTCCCCGAAGCTCTGCCCGCTCCTCGTGTCCGTGTCTGGGAGCCGATGGGCCGGCAGGCAGTGGagccaggcagaggcccaggcaccCAGGGAGCCCCGCCAGCAAGGGGGGAAGAAGGGCCCAGGGagcctgtcccccgccccccagctcatCCCCTCTGTGAGCCCTGGGAAGCCCCCCGGTCTGGGTCCTGGTCCTGATGGAAAGACGGTCACTCCCTGTCCCCGGTGGGGTCTGGGCGGAGGGGAGGACCTGGGTGTTAGCGGCCCGGCCTCGGGATGGCTGCCCAAGGGGCCCGGGGTCTGCTAGGGCTGGAGGCGAGGACCCCTGGGGGACTGAGTCCCCCCGAGGGTGTCGgtccccagggagcccccagcACCACGGCCCTGCCCCTGCTTCAGCCTCGGGAggctgccgggggcgggggtggacaAGTCCCGAGCTGCCTGGTGCGACAGGGCCTCCCACACTGTGGCCATTGAGCTGGAGCACTGCCTCCAGGGTGTGGGCGGGTGGGGTCGGGTcgggtggggtgggaggcaaTGGCCCACATGTGGCTGGCAGCCAAGGCCAGGACCACAGGGGCACTGAAGCCCTAGGGACACACACTAGACTGGGTCCTGGGGGTCCCCGGGGCCCGATGACCACCTGGGGCATGCCCTGGCTTGCCAGCCAAGTCTCCTAGAGCCTGGGGGCTTGGTGGAAGGAGCAGGCTGGGGGCCAGCCCCGGGCCTGGTGTGATTGAaggtgaggaccagagggagaaatGATGGACCCTGAGCCCTAGCACGTGCagtccagggaggaaggaggcaggaggccctGTTGTAGGATAAGCCTATGCTGCCGTCCTGATGTCCACCTGTGGGTGTTAGAGCCTGAGGGCTTGTGCTTCAAAGGAGCagggcctaaaaaaaaaaaaaggagcagggcCTCCGAGGTGCTTGgtgagggtgtgtgtggaggGCATGCAGCCTGCGGGGAGTCAGGGTGAGGAACTTGGGGACACCCTGGCTCGCCCCACCTGGCCCGAGAGTAAAGAAGCCAGTGCAACAGAGTGGGTCCCTGCCCTGTGGGCAGCCCACGGAGGATGGGAGAGCGCTGGACCTCAATGGCATGCTGTCCCTGGGGCAGGTGGATGGCAGGAAGGTGGGCTGACCTGGGGAGGGTGAGGTCTTGGTGTGAGGGGCACGTGTCCTCTATGGGAGGTTAGGGGCCCGGAGGAAGAGCAGGCCCTGGCAGGATAATGCTGAGGAccctcccaggagcctgagggcatTCGCGCCCCAGGCAGAGGGGCTGGAATCCAGGCCTGCCCTTCCTGATCTTGCTGGGGAACTTGGGGTCGTGGGGTTTTGGGGCTGTGACCCACCTGGATGGAGACACGGGACACAACAGGGtacctcctcctgctcctctcccagtTCTCAGGGAGGTGAGGACCCCACTGGGAGAGCTCCCAGTCAGGGCTTGGGAGGAGGCTCACCTAGGGGATAGATACCCAAGAGTCCTAGGGCCTGCCAAGAGTCAGTGCAGGGACCCCCGCCCACCCCACATTGAAGGGGTGAGTGGCTCCCAAGCCAGCCCTCAAGCCCAGGAGGGGATGTCCCAGAAATCTGGGTGCCtctccctggcagccctgggaagggaACCTGGGGCGGGGCCTGTGCCACAGAGCCCCTCCTCTTGTTCAGATtcctgggctcagggaggggagggcctgggcctggggtctGGACTCAGGTCAGCAGAGGAGGTGGGTGCCCTCTGGTCCTGTTCCCAGCCCTGGCGGGGGTCGAGGTGAGAAATGAGGGGATGCCTCCCACAACAGGATCCCTAGGGACCAGGCCACCCCGGCCACGTGTGTGGgccatggggagaggcaggatgGGTGGGCCGACTGATTTCTCTGGACTTTGGCTGGTGGCAGGTCGTAGCAGGGGGGCCTTGCAAGGAACCAAGCGGGTGTTTCAGGGCCAGCTGGGGAGTCTTCCCAGGCCTTGTGTGGGGTCCAGGTGAAGACCCAGAGGTGCCCCATCCCAGCCCAGATGGAAGCCAGAGCTGGCCCATCCCTTGTGCATGATCCAGGACCAGTCCTGGAGACTTTGGCAGGTGTGGCCATGGCTGGGCCCCTGGCTTCCTTCTGTGGAGTGTCGGGGCCCTGTGTTCTTGCAAGGACACTTTGGCCTGAGAGGGACAGGGCCAGGGTAGTCCCTTGAGAGGCAAAGGAGGGGACCCCCCACCTGGCCTGCTGGGGACCTCCCAGAGTGTGAGCCAGCCCTCCTGTCCACactgggccccagggctgggctcacAGTCTGCACCCTGAGgtgcctcctccttccctcctgcagggACTTCAAGAACTGGCAGCGGAGGCCTCGGTCTGAGGTGGGGGTCCCTTAGGACACAGAACAGAGGAGGCGTGGGCCAGAGCCACTTGTCCAGGTGAGGTGCACGCCCTCTCTGAGCCCAACACAAGGGAGCCCTCTGCAGGGGAGCCTGGCAGGGCCCCCTCTCAGCCCTGGCACTGCAGGCTCTCTTGGCTGGGCTGCACTGTGAGAAGCCATTCCACCTCTCTCTTCAGGTTCAGCCGGACACTGACACCATGTCCATGGAGCAGAACAATgagctctggaagctggaagaagacCCAGTAGACTCCCAGGACCTGGTGGACGCACAGTTGTCTGGGGCTGAAGAGGaaacctcctcttccttctcttcctcctcctcctcctcctcttcctcctcctcctcctcctctttctcctcctcttcctcctccttctcctgctgttcctcctcctcctcttcctcctccttctcctccacttctacctcctcctccactccttcttcttcctcctcttccccttcctcctcctgctctgcccTGTTCCTGATCCCCATGGAGGAAGGGTCTACTGCTGCTGGGTCCCTGAGTCCTCCCCAGGGCTCTCAGAGTGCTGACGCATCTCCTAGCAGCGGAGAAGCCACTGCCTGGAGCCAGCCCAGACATGGCTCCAGCATCCCAGATGAGCAGGGGTCAAGCACCTCGGAGGAGCCGGAAGATACCCAGCCCTCAACCCAAGGAAGGCTCCACGTGAAAGTGTGTGACCTGATGGTGTTTCTGCTCTTCAAGTATTGCACCAAGCAGCCTACCAACAAGGCAGAGATGCTGGAGATCGTCAGCAAAGAATACCAGGATGACTTCCCCATAATCTTGGGCCAAGCCTCCGAGTGTATGCGGCTGGTCTTTGGCATAGACGTGAAGGAAGTGGATTCCAGCGAGCACTCCTACGTCCTGATCACCATCCTGGGCCTCAGCTGCGATGGGATGCTGAGTGGTGAAAGGGGCCTGCCCAAGACCAgcctcctggtcctgctcctgGGGGTGATCCTCCTGGAGGATGGTTGTGCCCCCGAGGAGGAAGTGTGGGAGGCGCTGAGGGTCATGGGGGTGTATGATGGCCATGAGCACTTCATCTATGGGGAGCCTAGAAACCTCCTCACCAATGTCTGGGTGCAGGAAGGTTATGTGGAGTGCCGGCAGGTGGCGGGCAGTGACCCTGCCCGCTATGAGTTCctgtgggggcccagggcctACACAGAAACCAGCAAGTTGCAAGTCTTGGAGTATTTGCTGCAGGTGAATAGGAGGCAGCAGGGCTCCTCCCTGTCCCTTTCTGAAGAGGAGGGGActgatgaggaagaggagaccTGAGCCCAAGGGCATTCAGGCCCATTCCAGCCTTTACTGGGGTACACAGCTTCTCCTGTGAGCTGGGCATTAAGGGAGGCCTTACGGTGCTTCCTCCTCATGTTATTCTGTTGGGTGTCTAAAGAGAAAGTCCTGGATGTATAAGGAGTTAAGGGGCAGGGCAGGTTGGGGGAAAGCAGGGCCAAGAGCCTGGGCTCTGTGATGACTCTGAAACCCAGAGCTTAGTGTCCTTGAGGAAGCACTCCAATGTTTGTTCCTTGGGATAGAAGGTTTCCTCATCCCAGTGTGTCAGTGACACACCCCCCTTTGCGTTCATACTTCCCCAGTTCAAGAGTTAACAGTTTTGTCATGTCCTGTAAACAAGTTGGGAGACCTTCCCTCTTTGCTCTTTGTTTGAGTTGTGGATGAAATCACAGGGCATTGGCGTTGGAATCTGTTGGAAAGGCCAGGAGTGGAGCAGGCAAGAGCTGGAGCgtggaaataggaaaataaacctTGTTCACTTTTGCTTCTTACCCGTGCCATGTGTCATTTTTCCAAAGTAACATAGATGTGCGCTCGTGCATTCACTTGGTTTTTCGGGAAAGTGAGAGAAGGGTCCTGTCTGAGGCCAGGGGAGCCCTGCTGGCGGCTCCCTCACAGCCCCACAGCGGCTGAGCTCTGTTCCTGCAAGGCCCTGTGTGTGAGCAGTGAGGAAACAAGGGCCCCGGGGCCATGCAGCCTTTGGGGACTGTGTCTAGCGGCCGGTGTCCTGCAGGAAGGCGGGGAGGGGTGCCCTGAGACCTGGGCCAGCCTGCCAGCCCCAAGTGGCAGaagggtgagggggtggggcGGCTCCTGGGCCAGGCTCTGCAGGGGCCAAGGCCCCCGTGGCTGGGGTTCTCTCGTCACAGTGACTCCTTGTGTGCAGCTGATGACCATGATGTTGAGGGGTGACACGCCCGTACATGGAGACAGGGTGTCTTAGGGGTGGGAGCAAAGTCTAACATGGTCAATTGCTCTGAGAATTTCCTTCTGGATCATGGACGAACCAGAGAGTTATGTCttccaggggcaggagaggaagctgTCCTGCACTCTGGTCCCAGGGCAGTGGAACACAGTGCACAGACTAGGTGTTTTATATGCATCCTGTGCAAGGATTTCCAGAGGAACACAGTCCTATATTCCTTGAAGTGGAGCCCCAAAGACTCTCGACTgactgtcttgttcctgaccatggAAAGTCAGAACCCACGGCATCAAAAAGACTTTTAATTTGGTTATCTTGAGTGTCACTGGGACAGCTGTACGTCAGCAAGGTCTAGGTTTGGGTGGGGAGAATTGAAGGAAAGCAGTGGTTTGGGTGCAAGGGCAgccgggagggagggaaggagtcgGTCTTTGACTTGAACTGTAGGCTTGTCGCACCTCTGTGTTGTATCCAGCTGGGACAACTCCCCGCACCCAAGTTCCACACATAGCCTCCTATAGCCCACATACAGCCCCTGATTTAGAAAATGGATTGAGTTTCATTTGAAGCACCCTCTCTGGCCGATTAGCTGTTCCAGGTCAGGTTGAGCTGCAGGTACTCTAACTCTGGCCGGGCTAACAAAACCTATCCCAGAGGAGAGCGCGGGAGGCCCCGGGGTCAGGACAGGACAGCATTCAACATAGCTGCCGTTCATCCAGGTTCCAATATATGCCAGGTGCCTTGCAAGGTGCTTCCCATCCCCGACACACATTCCTGCCGTCCGACGGGGTGGGGCAGCTCCAAACCACGTACTTCCCAGGTGACAACCCCGAGGCTCTCAGGGTTGGTCCTTTTCCCAGGATCACATGGCTGGTGAGTGATGAGATGGAGACTACAACCCTGGTGTGAAGCCATGTCGAGTCCAcgctgtcccctccctgcccagcctgtGGCCAGCTTTCTGACTCCTACATCAGGAGTGAGGACAGCGTGGTGTCTCCCAGGTGACAAAAGGAAGTATACCGTGGTGAAGGTTCCGAGACCCGGGCTAAGGAAGGCAGGTGACACTGAGAATCAAACAGGATTTGGGGCGTGTCTGTGGGCTCGTTAACCTAGAGTTCTTCTGTCTGAGCCCCAGAGGTCTTCGGGAACTGGCTGCCCAGGTGCTGGCAATGTTTCCAGACTTAGCACTTTCCCGAATGACAGCGCCTTCCCCTGGTTTTCCCCTCATGTTCTTCTGTCTACCTCTTGGACCTGGCCCGCTAATGAGTCATCACTGGTCCATGTAGAACAGGTAGGAATCACCTTCTCTCCCCCGACACAGAACCTTACTCTGTAGTAGCCTCTGGCCATTAAATGCATAAAGCGAATCGTCCCCGCTGAGATTACAGAATCATTTGAAAACTAGACGTGGTCCTGTATTTGGAAGTATTTGGAAGTAGGTGTCACACAAGAGATGCTTGAAAAAGTTCAAAGAATTCCAAGGCAAATGTGACCTCAGAAACTCCTCCCAGCGATAAAGTCAGTTGTCATAACAAATCATGTAGTCGCGTttggttgagcacctactgtgtaatGATAGTGTCCCTGGCTCAGGAGGCCTCCCGGGGCTTTTGAGGTCGTGGCGTAGCAGGGGCGCGAGTCACGTGCTGTGGCATGATGGCTGGCCTGTGTCACCGGACTGGCCCAAGGTGCACATGTTTGTGGGGTGGGTGGGAATCCTGTGGAGATGgcgccttttcttttttttttaataataaattttttttattggtgttcaatttgccaacatacagaataacagccagtgctcatcctgtcaagtgcccccctcagtgcccatcacccattgaccccaccccctgccctcctctccttccaccacccctacttcgtttcccagagttaggagtcttcatgttctgtctccctttctgatatttcctacccatttcttctcccttccctcctattccctttcactattatttatattccccaaatgaatgagaccatataatgtttacaGCCAtcccaccctgaacgcgcccaaTCTCGTCTGATGGCGCCTTTTCTTATTCAACTGGTGAGGAAGGGTGGGCTCCAGGGCAGGAGAAGGCACGTGCATGGGCTGGGGAATCTCCTGATAGACCACGTTTCCTAGGAAGGAAGCACCATGGACCATCCTGTCGAGAGCATCCCCACCTCCAGGATGGTGTTTGGACCTGGGAAGAGACGTCCATGGTGATACCCTCAATATTAGTTTCCCTTGGAATTCTCGGGTATGTGAGCAATTGGAGAACTGTGAGTTTTATCCATGAAGCTGCAAGGCCCAGGCAGGGGGCACGCTCCACATTCTGTGTCAGTGAATGACCCTACGGCAACTTGATTCACATATGcatatgttatatgtatgtatgtatctatgcAATTTTTAAGGAAACATGGAAAAATTCCTCTGATGGGTGGATTTCTGGTTGAGTACAGGCATATATATGCCATTttgggttacttttttttttatcattttgggtTACTTTTTAATACTCTGCTCCTGACATCCGTGTTAAGGCTGGGCATAGGTCCACCAGTATTCAATATTTACTTCCCCTAACCTTGCATCAGGCAGCTGGAAGCTCTGCAGTAACTAAAAGTACTCATGAAAAACAGAGCAAAGACAACTTTGGGTCGAGGAGGTAGCTTTCCATGAATCCATTGTAAcgccctttattttattttttttttaatttttaaatttatttatgatagtcacagagagagagagagaggcagagacataggcagagggagaagcaggctccatgcaccgggagcctgacgtgggattcgatcctgggtctccaggatcgtgccctgggccaaaggcaggcgctagactgctgcgccacccagggatctcccgtAACGCCCTTTATTTAGGTGGAAAATGTTCACGATGCAGGGCGGACAGAGGGGACCTCACAGGGGTCAGGCCCCAGGGTCAGCCCAAAAGACCCCAGGGCTGCATGGGGACAAGGTCAAGTGTGACTTCTGCATCCAGGTCCCAGAGAGCCTGTGGGCCTGGTGGCAGGAGCAGATGTTCAGGCAGGAGAGGTGAGGGTCCTGCGGGTATCAGGAGGGAAGGCAAGGGATGAACCcggagggaggacagagggaaccCCAGCAGAAGGCCATCAGCGATGTCAGGCCTGCATGGcccctgggctgggagggggaaCCGCGGGAAGGGGGGCAGCACAGCCAGATTTCCACATCCAGGTTTCCCGAGAGACTGACGGCCCTTGGATTCAGAAGCAGGGTGTCCTTCAGATGGACAGAGCATGGACCCGGGTCCtcctggtgaggatatggagggATGATGGAGGGACTCGGGACTTCAGAAACG belongs to Canis lupus familiaris isolate Mischka breed German Shepherd chromosome X, alternate assembly UU_Cfam_GSD_1.0, whole genome shotgun sequence and includes:
- the LOC119868540 gene encoding melanoma-associated antigen 8-like — its product is MSMEQNNELWKLEEDPVDSQDLVDAQLSGAEEETSSSFSSSSSSSSSSSSSSSFSSSSSSFSCCSSSSSSSSFSSTSTSSSTPSSSSSSPSSSCSALFLIPMEEGSTAAGSLSPPQGSQSADASPSSGEATAWSQPRHGSSIPDEQGSSTSEEPEDTQPSTQGRLHVKVCDLMVFLLFKYCTKQPTNKAEMLEIVSKEYQDDFPIILGQASECMRLVFGIDVKEVDSSEHSYVLITILGLSCDGMLSGERGLPKTSLLVLLLGVILLEDGCAPEEEVWEALRVMGVYDGHEHFIYGEPRNLLTNVWVQEGYVECRQVAGSDPARYEFLWGPRAYTETSKLQVLEYLLQVNRRQQGSSLSLSEEEGTDEEEET